The following coding sequences lie in one bacterium genomic window:
- a CDS encoding DUF1059 domain-containing protein: protein MKKLTCRDIGVDCDIEFLGETEDEIMKKAAEHASSAHNLPSIPPHIDEKCRKAIRVINVMDLGVGGTTQ from the coding sequence GGATATTGGAGTTGATTGTGATATAGAATTTCTTGGCGAGACCGAAGATGAAATTATGAAAAAGGCCGCGGAACACGCTTCATCTGCGCATAACCTTCCCTCAATTCCGCCACACATTGATGAAAAATGTAGAAAAGCGATTAGGGTTATTAATGTGATGGATCTGGGGGTTGGTGGCACCACTCAATGA
- a CDS encoding response regulator, protein MEKKKILVVEDDSVLRDVLITKLNKTGYIALGAEDGEVAMEVMRKDKPDLILLDILMPKKDGMQVMEEMNQDENLKNIPIVVVSNSGQPVEIERAKNLGARDFLIKAVFEPNEVLEKVDNILGRQNFSQNQADTSAAHIPETTTDTYMNNVTQASTPAPVNLNNTKIMVVEDDKFLRELLVRKLYSEGFVVESAIDATGAFEILTRFIPSLILLDLILPGVDGFEILSRIKKDNALSAIPVIILSNLGQKEDIERAMSLGAIDFMVKANFTLDEIASKAKKVVNGGSN, encoded by the coding sequence ATGGAAAAAAAGAAAATATTAGTTGTTGAAGATGATAGTGTGCTCCGAGATGTTTTGATTACAAAGCTCAATAAAACAGGATATATCGCATTGGGAGCAGAAGATGGGGAAGTGGCAATGGAGGTTATGAGAAAAGATAAGCCAGACCTCATATTACTTGATATTTTGATGCCTAAAAAAGATGGTATGCAGGTCATGGAAGAAATGAACCAAGATGAAAACCTCAAGAATATTCCAATTGTGGTCGTTTCAAATTCCGGACAACCTGTTGAAATAGAACGAGCGAAAAATTTAGGTGCCCGAGACTTTCTTATAAAGGCAGTTTTTGAACCTAACGAAGTGCTTGAAAAAGTAGATAATATATTGGGAAGACAAAATTTCTCACAAAACCAAGCCGACACAAGTGCGGCACATATACCAGAAACAACCACGGATACTTACATGAATAATGTTACACAAGCCAGTACACCTGCTCCCGTGAATTTGAACAACACAAAGATTATGGTTGTTGAGGACGATAAGTTTCTTCGCGAGCTACTCGTCCGCAAACTTTATAGTGAAGGGTTTGTTGTCGAAAGTGCCATTGATGCTACGGGTGCATTTGAAATACTTACACGATTTATTCCAAGCCTAATACTTCTTGACCTAATCCTTCCGGGAGTAGACGGTTTTGAGATTCTTTCAAGGATCAAGAAAGATAATGCACTTTCTGCAATCCCCGTAATCATTTTAAGTAATCTGGGACAAAAAGAAGATATTGAACGCGCCATGTCTCTCGGGGCTATAGATTTCATGGTGAAAGCAAATTTTACTCTTGATGAGATTGCAAGTAAAGCTAAAAAAGTTGTAAACGGGGGGAGTAATTAG
- a CDS encoding ATP-binding protein codes for MNNLETGTLLSFIAEGLVLFDGNGQVTMVNPHASLLLDYTADEFVGKNIDTLFEVYLDDYLIPESERIANAVFILGEPFKTPRGKTVYFKSKSGKKFPVFISAKAIKTEEKTSGVLIFRDITIEKELENYKINTAKRLSELTPILQQASTGEFLGTGVTIPEVEDEFTELIVGLKLMLDDLGALDSAREKNQHEKIEVVKKTEEERRKLTELYSKELEGKVEQKTGELNRAKTHIETIIENLTSGLIEYDSLFTIVRINKTAEDMLGVSRKDVLGKRIEPKNIHERPEWKSLIEVSYPALSQSVRKITKEVSGVDADVADLMITFPLEREVQVTTLPIASVFSGDSKGFIKAIRDVTRERIIGRSKSEFISIAAHQLRTPLSAVKWAMRLLMDGDLGVMNTSQLKLLARGYETNEKMIRLVNDLLNISRIEDGRFGYRFNKANIIETIESIAANSSISAREHGINVHINPPPQPIQLFVFDHEKISLAFQNLIDNAIKYTQKGGVITVDIIQEDMFVKISVHDTGVGIPKGQIGRLFTKFFRADNVMHMQTSGSGLGLFIVKNIIARHGGKISVESDENKGSTFWFTLPLDENLIPSKDERVAYY; via the coding sequence ATGAATAATCTCGAAACAGGAACACTCCTGTCTTTCATTGCCGAAGGACTCGTTTTATTTGATGGCAATGGTCAAGTGACTATGGTGAATCCTCACGCAAGTCTTTTGCTTGATTATACAGCTGACGAATTTGTGGGGAAAAACATTGATACATTATTTGAAGTTTATCTCGATGACTACTTGATTCCCGAGAGTGAACGCATTGCCAACGCCGTTTTTATTTTAGGTGAACCATTTAAGACACCGCGAGGGAAGACTGTATATTTTAAATCTAAAAGTGGGAAAAAATTTCCCGTGTTTATTTCCGCCAAAGCTATAAAAACAGAAGAAAAAACAAGCGGAGTACTTATTTTTCGCGATATTACCATAGAAAAAGAGCTTGAAAATTACAAGATAAATACAGCAAAAAGACTTTCTGAATTGACGCCAATTCTACAACAAGCCTCAACAGGAGAGTTTTTAGGAACAGGTGTTACCATTCCAGAAGTGGAAGATGAATTTACGGAATTGATTGTTGGGCTGAAGCTTATGCTCGATGACCTGGGTGCGCTCGATAGCGCGCGTGAAAAAAACCAACATGAAAAGATCGAAGTCGTTAAAAAGACTGAAGAAGAACGTCGCAAGCTCACAGAATTATATTCAAAAGAACTTGAGGGGAAGGTTGAGCAAAAAACTGGAGAACTGAACCGCGCAAAAACACATATCGAGACTATTATAGAAAATCTTACGAGCGGTCTTATTGAGTATGATAGCTTGTTTACTATTGTGCGTATAAATAAAACTGCCGAAGATATGCTTGGTGTTTCAAGAAAAGATGTTTTAGGGAAGAGAATAGAGCCAAAAAATATACACGAGAGGCCTGAATGGAAATCACTCATCGAAGTTTCTTACCCAGCTCTTTCGCAGTCTGTGCGAAAGATAACTAAAGAAGTTTCTGGGGTTGATGCAGATGTAGCTGACCTCATGATCACATTTCCCCTCGAACGTGAAGTTCAAGTAACAACACTTCCCATTGCGAGCGTTTTCTCTGGTGACTCCAAGGGTTTTATTAAAGCAATTCGTGATGTAACTCGCGAAAGGATAATAGGTCGCAGTAAAAGCGAATTTATCTCTATTGCGGCTCATCAGCTACGTACACCACTTTCTGCCGTGAAATGGGCCATGCGTCTCCTTATGGACGGTGACCTTGGTGTTATGAACACATCGCAGTTGAAACTCCTTGCGCGGGGTTATGAAACAAACGAAAAAATGATCCGGTTGGTTAACGACCTTTTAAACATTTCTCGTATCGAGGACGGGAGATTTGGGTATCGATTTAATAAAGCAAATATTATCGAAACCATTGAGTCAATCGCGGCCAATTCGTCGATTAGTGCTCGTGAACATGGGATTAATGTTCATATTAATCCACCACCCCAACCAATCCAGCTTTTTGTATTTGATCACGAAAAAATCTCTCTAGCATTTCAGAATTTAATCGATAATGCCATCAAATATACCCAAAAGGGCGGGGTAATAACTGTGGATATCATACAAGAAGATATGTTTGTAAAAATAAGTGTACATGACACCGGGGTTGGTATACCAAAAGGGCAGATCGGTCGCTTATTCACAAAGTTTTTCCGTGCGGATAATGTTATGCACATGCAAACATCGGGGTCGGGACTCGGATTGTTTATTGTGAAGAACATTATTGCTAGACATGGCGGGAAAATAAGCGTAGAATCTGATGAGAATAAGGGCTCTACCTTTTGGTTCACGCTTCCTCTTGACGAAAATCTTATACCGTCAAAAGACGAACGAGTGGCGTATTACTAA